A segment of the Zingiber officinale cultivar Zhangliang chromosome 8B, Zo_v1.1, whole genome shotgun sequence genome:
GATTATACATTAAGAACTACCTTTTCTGAAACAAAACTCTAAATACTCTTTTTTTCAGTGTTGTTTCTTGCCATCTCAACTTCTTTTGAGCTGCTTTGCGTCTTTCTCTATGCATTTATGTTTCCTAAATTACCAATCGTCAAATACTACCGATCAAAAGCTGCTTCTGAAGGATCCATGACAGTCACTGCTGACCTTGCTGCTGCTGGCATTCAATCATCAGTAAAGAATGCAGCTGTAAGATTCATAAATAGCATTATGCTATTACTTAAATTCTATGAGCAGTTTAGTTGGTCTCAGATGTGAATTAATCCTTGCAGTTGCAGGCAATGGAGGATCCGAAGCAATTCGAGCGCTTAAGTAACAAAGAACTGCTAGTTCAAAATATCGATTATGCGCTCGACCTCTTCCTGATATATGTCTTGACACTGTCAATTTTCCCTGGTTTCTTAGCCGAAGATACAGGTTCTCACAGCTTGGGTTCATGGTAAGTGCTCAAGCATTATCTATTGAGAGAGGAACTCATCATAAAAACAAAATGATAAATCTAATTCCATATGCAGGTATATACTCGTTTTGATTGCCATGTACAATGTCTGGGACCTTGTGGGTAGATATGTACCTCTTTTGAAACCGATCAAGTTGGTATCAAGGAAAGGTCTCATATTTGCTAGTCTCTCGCGTTTCCTATTCATCCCAGCATTCTATTTCACAGCCAAATGCGGAGATCAAGGGTGGATGATAATGTTGACGTCCGTCTTGGGACTGAGCAATGGCTATCTCACTGTTTGCGTTCTTACAGAAGCACCAAAAGGATACAAGGTAATTACTAATCAATCAAGATCATTACACATATACATTCTGTTCATAAATTCTTATTTGTTGTATGTATAATGCAGGGTCCGGAACAAAATGCATTGGGGAATTTGTTGGTTGTTTTTCTAATTGCAGGTCTTTTCTCAGGCGTCGTACTCGATTGGTTGTGGCTAATTGGTAAAGGTTGGTAACAAATTCTGTACTGGAGTAACAACATTATCCTACCCGCCTGCACAGAGGCCAATCTAGGTAGAGGATCTGAAaagcagaaagaaaagaaaattactagtatACGAGAAACGAGCCacgtattttttttaatatatatttatatagttCATGTGTCACTTTGGACAATGTATGTTATAGATATCATGTGGATGTTTAAACATTTGAATTGCGAtaacttgagtcttggtcatatgCTTCTCATGTCATTTCGAGCTTTATTCATGTGCAGAATTCCTATGACCGAATGGGAAAAATAATacgaataaataaattaaactcaCAAAGTAGGGATCTAGATTTTTCTGaagttaatattttattattttaaattataaaaatattattaaaatcatGAGAGTTATGTCTTTTCAccctaaaaaaattaaataaatatttttggatTATTAAGTTAACTTTTGTTAAacatgaaaataataaacattttTCCTATTAAATTATTGTCTAACTGAGATATTTAATCACTTGAGTATTTTCTTATCCTATCATATTTATATATCTGCACTAATCATTATTTTGTAAGATTTTTGTTTAAACTCTAAATATATCTTATAATTATAAAAAGCACCTAACACTTCTTTTATTTCAATTATCTTACGTATGTTCGATGTAAAATCTTTCTATCAATCTCTCAATCTTTTGTGAAAATAATTCTACCTACTTTAAATTTTAGTTACAAATAACTCAACTTCTCTCATTTTAATAGATTCTTATTATGTCTactattattaaatttaaattttatatattttatctttaatttactaagtctaCAATCTTTAACTTCTAATGGTTTCTATTAAAAATTCGAGTgtaacatttattttttttcacttaTCTTGGatgtaatataaaaaatataaacttaaaccataaaattaattatatttagatTAAACTGTATTTATATTAATTGTAATCTATTCCTAGTTATAATAACAATTTTAATGATTTAAAGTACAATTCAttctattttaattattttataatattatatgcttttaaaaattcaataatattcatatttatttaaaatgataaaatattagccccaaataaaattttaagatgtttattaaattttctagtaCTTAAAGAAGGTAAAACTAATTAGAAACATCTTCCAATTGATAAAGTTGAGGTTACTTTTCTAATTTCACGCTACATGAGTTGCTGAATGGGAGCTGTCATCAGTAACCAAGTACATCCAGAACTGTGACCTCAACAAAACGAAGGTCTTCCTTATAAATAAAGTTTTCACCAAGTTCATAATTGTGTATCATAGTTATATTGTTGAAAAAATGGATTAATTCGGttgaaaattgaattaattaatattttattagtacaatttatttgattttttggtAAAATATTTGATTCGATTATTAAAAAAATCAGTTTGttctatttaattaaaattaagttctCTGATTTTGAACTGATTACTTAGTCCTACCTACAAT
Coding sequences within it:
- the LOC122015444 gene encoding equilibrative nucleotide transporter 3-like isoform X1, which codes for MSTHMQSWELDKTKGRFTALFITWLLGNGSLLAWQSMLTIGDYYAFLFPRYHPTRILTLVYQPFALGTIAILAYHEARLNTRRRNLLGYSLFFSSSLGLLVLDLATSGKGGLGIFIGICIASAAFGVADGFVQGGMVGDLSLMCPEFIQSFMAGLGASGTLTSALRLTTKAAFESSDDGLRKGAMLFLAISTSFELLCVFLYAFMFPKLPIVKYYRSKAASEGSMTVTADLAAAGIQSSVKNAALQAMEDPKQFERLSNKELLVQNIDYALDLFLIYVLTLSIFPGFLAEDTGSHSLGSWYILVLIAMYNVWDLVGRYVPLLKPIKLVSRKGLIFASLSRFLFIPAFYFTAKCGDQGWMIMLTSVLGLSNGYLTVCVLTEAPKGYKGPEQNALGNLLVVFLIAGLFSGVVLDWLWLIGKGW
- the LOC122015444 gene encoding equilibrative nucleotide transporter 3-like isoform X2, with product MSTHMQSWELDKTKGRFTALFITWLLGNGSLLAWQSMLTIGDYYAFLFPRYHPTRILTLVYQPFALGTIAILAYHEARLNTRRRNLLGYSLFFSSSLGLLVLDLATSGKGGLGIFIGICIASAAFGVADGFVQGGMVGDLSLMCPEFIQSFMAGLGASGTLTSALRLTTKAAFESSDDGLRKGAMLFLAISTSFELLCVFLYAFMFPKLPIVKYYRSKAASEGSMTVTADLAAAGIQSSVKNAAAMEDPKQFERLSNKELLVQNIDYALDLFLIYVLTLSIFPGFLAEDTGSHSLGSWYILVLIAMYNVWDLVGRYVPLLKPIKLVSRKGLIFASLSRFLFIPAFYFTAKCGDQGWMIMLTSVLGLSNGYLTVCVLTEAPKGYKGPEQNALGNLLVVFLIAGLFSGVVLDWLWLIGKGW